The following are encoded in a window of Thunnus albacares chromosome 9, fThuAlb1.1, whole genome shotgun sequence genomic DNA:
- the LOC122989293 gene encoding sphingosine 1-phosphate receptor 4-like — MNVFSSFTSSSSCPQLYHLPSYPSNATISNATATATGISNVILRHYNHTGRLQNRTISNTQNHVSVTMAVFLFFSVFIILENFLMLVAVISRICHSRRWVYVCIANITLSDLLTGTAYLVNICMSGNQTFRLSPALWLFREGLLFVALAASIFSLLLIAVERYTTMMKPLNQKSSNKSYYRIYGLVVLCWVFALVIGFLPLLGWNCVCSLDGCSTLLPLYSKTYIFFSLIIFFLILLAIAVLYGAIYCHVHQSAQLAPKRSRKRSLALLKTVITIVGVFMLCWGPLFLLLLVDFFCVSRQCALLFSADFFITLAVLNSGLNPIIYALGSSDMRKAFAELLCCCCVKAGLCNPDIFTSKDTNSTSESRRDSLRNSFNKVRNLSVASPPSTPGKTHKANRKSRLSSTTTCLSVSSG; from the coding sequence ATGAATGTCTTCTCCTCCTTcacgtcctcctcctcctgcccccAATTGTACCACTTACCCAGTTACCCCAGCAACGCCACCATTTCAAATGCCACCGCTACAGCCACTGGAATCAGCAATGTGATCTTGCGCCATTACAACCACACTGGCCGCCTGCAGAACAGGACCATCTCAAACACCCAGAACCACGTCAGTGTCACCATGGCggtcttcctcttcttcagtgttttcatcatCCTGGAGAATTTCCTGATGTTGGTGGCCGTCATCTCCCGCATCTGCCACAGCCGGCGCTGGGTTTACGTCTGCATCGCCAACATCACACTCAGTGACCTCCTAACCGGCACTGCCTACCTGGTCAACATCTGTATGTCTGGCAACCAGACGTTCCGCCTCAGCCCCGCACTTTGGCTGTTCAGAGAGGGCCTGCTGTTTGTAGCTCTGGCAGCATCcatattcagtttattgctAATTGCTGTAGAGCGTTACACCACTATGATGAAGCCACTGAACCAGAAGTCATCCAATAAGTCCTACTATAGGATCTATGGCTTGGTGGTACTCTGCTGGGTTTTTGCGCTGGTGATTGGCTTCCTCCCATTGCTGGGCTGGAACTGTGTGTGCAGCCTGGATGGGTGCTCCACCCTCCTCCCTCTTTACTCCAAAACctacatctttttctctcttatcatcttcttcctcatcctcttgGCTATCGCCGTGCTCTATGGTGCCATCTACTGCCATGTACACCAGAGTGCACAGCTGGCCCCCAAGCGCAGTCGTAAGCGGTCTTTGGCTCTGCTTAAAACTGTGATCACCATTGTTGGGGTCTTTATGCTTTGCTGGGGGCCATTATTCCTGCTGCTACTGGTGGATTTTTTCTGCGTCTCCCGCCAGTGTGCACTGCTGTTCAGCGCAGATTTTTTCATCACCCTGGCAGTCTTAAACTCTGGTCTGAACCCCATCATCTACGCCCTGGGCAGCAGTGATATGAGGAAGGCTTTCGCTGAGCTCCTGTGTTGCTGCTGCGTGAAGGCCGGCCTCTGTAACCCAGACATATTCACATCGAAGGATACCAACAGCACCTCCGAGAGCAGGCGCGACAGTCTAAGAAACAGTTTTAACAAGGTCAGGAATCTGAGTGTGGCCTCCCCGCCATCAACCCCAGGCAAAACTCACAAGGCAAATAGAAAATCTAGGCTGAGCTCCACCACCACCTGCCTGTCAGTTTCAAGTGGTTAG